Proteins from a single region of Pedobacter cryoconitis:
- a CDS encoding sodium:solute symporter: MSYIDWAVLCCTLIAIVAYGVYKSRGAKDIDGYLLGNRSLPWYSVCLSVMATQASAITFLSAPGLAYSSGMSFVQFYFGLPLAMIVLCVTFVPIFHRLKVYTAYEYLEQRFDLNTRALTAFLFLIQRGLSTGITIYAPSIILSTILDINTTYTTLVIGGIVVAYTVYGGTKAVSYTQMLQMSIIFCGLFAAGIMVVHLLPGNIGFGKAISIAGKMGRTNAIDFKFDWNNPYTVWSGLIGGFFLQLSYFGTDQSQVGRYLTGASVSESRLGLLMNGLVKIPMQFLILLIGVLVFTFYQYNKPPVFFNSFELNKLEKSKYNPQLNQLKKDYEKAFEEKQTEVNKLDAALDQQNKPVIDQQRIALKKADEQTKVVRKQVTDLMLQNDPGADVNDNNYIFLSFVTKYLPKGLIGLLIAIIFLASMGSTASALNSLASTSVIDIYKRLINKNATEQNYLKASRWSTVIWGLVCIAMALYASKIGNLIEAVNILGSYIYGTILGVFLVAFYLKHVNGRAVFYAAIATEVVVCICGYQKVVAYLWLNVIGCLLVVLLSLLFQVFVKKKVETSKGEVPHKI; this comes from the coding sequence ATGAGTTATATTGACTGGGCAGTTTTATGCTGTACACTGATTGCAATTGTCGCTTATGGCGTTTACAAAAGCAGGGGTGCAAAAGACATTGATGGATATTTATTGGGGAACCGGTCTTTGCCATGGTACAGCGTATGCCTGTCTGTGATGGCTACCCAGGCCAGTGCCATTACTTTTTTATCTGCTCCTGGACTGGCTTATTCTTCAGGAATGAGCTTTGTACAATTTTACTTTGGTTTGCCACTGGCCATGATTGTGCTGTGTGTAACCTTTGTTCCTATATTTCACAGGCTAAAAGTTTATACAGCTTACGAATATCTGGAACAGCGGTTTGATTTAAATACCAGGGCATTAACTGCTTTTCTGTTCTTAATACAAAGAGGGCTGTCCACAGGGATTACTATTTATGCACCTTCTATTATCCTGTCTACTATTCTGGATATCAATACAACCTATACCACTTTAGTTATTGGTGGTATTGTGGTCGCCTATACCGTTTATGGAGGTACCAAAGCTGTTTCCTATACACAAATGCTGCAAATGAGTATTATCTTCTGCGGATTATTTGCAGCGGGAATTATGGTTGTTCATTTACTTCCGGGAAATATCGGCTTTGGTAAAGCTATTAGTATCGCCGGAAAGATGGGCAGAACCAATGCGATAGATTTTAAGTTTGACTGGAATAATCCTTATACCGTCTGGAGTGGATTAATAGGTGGTTTTTTCCTCCAGCTATCTTACTTCGGAACAGATCAGAGCCAGGTTGGCCGGTACTTAACCGGTGCATCGGTCAGCGAAAGCCGGCTGGGGTTACTGATGAACGGACTGGTGAAAATACCAATGCAGTTTCTGATCCTTTTGATCGGGGTATTGGTTTTTACTTTTTATCAGTATAATAAACCGCCGGTATTCTTTAATAGTTTTGAGCTGAATAAACTGGAGAAAAGTAAATATAATCCGCAGCTGAACCAGCTGAAAAAGGATTATGAGAAAGCCTTTGAAGAGAAACAAACCGAGGTTAATAAATTGGATGCTGCTTTAGACCAGCAGAATAAACCAGTAATTGATCAGCAAAGAATTGCATTAAAGAAAGCTGATGAACAAACCAAGGTTGTTCGTAAGCAAGTCACCGATCTGATGCTGCAAAATGATCCCGGTGCTGATGTTAATGATAACAATTATATCTTTCTAAGCTTCGTGACCAAGTATCTGCCTAAGGGGCTGATAGGGCTGCTCATTGCAATTATATTCCTGGCTTCTATGGGTTCTACTGCAAGTGCGCTGAATTCACTGGCCTCTACCAGTGTAATTGATATTTATAAAAGATTGATCAATAAGAATGCGACCGAACAAAACTACTTGAAAGCATCAAGGTGGTCAACGGTCATCTGGGGGCTGGTTTGTATTGCAATGGCCTTATATGCCAGTAAAATAGGGAACCTGATTGAAGCTGTTAATATCCTGGGTTCTTATATCTATGGAACTATCCTTGGGGTATTCTTAGTAGCTTTTTATTTAAAACATGTCAATGGCAGAGCCGTGTTTTACGCCGCTATTGCAACTGAAGTTGTGGTTTGTATTTGTGGTTATCAGAAAGTTGTCGCTTATTTATGGCTGAACGTGATCGGCTGTTTACTTGTCGTATTGCTTTCTTTGTTGTTTCAGGTGTTCGTAAAGAAAAAAGTGGAAACTAGTAAAGGGGAAGTTCCACATAAAATATAG
- a CDS encoding tetratricopeptide repeat-containing sensor histidine kinase — MLCLAYTLIAVSCNPVPEPPQNHKAHFDTVINQASTFIGNGQPKQAAVYLDSAYHSFANPGVKDTYRKYENLINIYLHYDFDTDKARLYTDSIFHILKGRETLYKEEYANGLFFLGEVFMAEKRYTEAFKSYYDGRSFALKNLEDCSLSIFSNKMGLVRFSQEQYHKAIPYFKEAIEENKDCKPNMGFDYLFISPQAYMNTIAMCFERSGHPDSAIFYYQKALTFIAEKKGHFPKRETFISSASGVIYGNLGGIYSKNNNYDQAEKYLTQSIAINDHPGYDIQDAQTAKLKLAELYIRHSDFEKADRLLNELQVYLSSKAGTNQLNFDTRLNWFRLRYEYHDKRKEPLTAYPYLKKYHKGRDSIYKIDKHQKNIDIDQAFKDTAQKYRMTLLNKDNQLKTAYLSAAIICMLMVMIILFFIWHNLKRSRKLNKQISEQNINMQQTLDSLEQSQEENVRVMMIVAHDLRNPIGNITSIANLMLTEQGRSEDDLEMLGMIKTSGQNSLFLVNDLLKSNSKIENLQKEPVDLYVLLNYCVNLLRHKAKEKNQQLVLHAEQVTIPLNMEKMWRVMSNLIGNAIKFSPESATITVRMKEKQDSVLIAVADHGIGVPTAIQDKIFDMFGQAKRSGTAGEQPFGLGLAISKQIIETHGGKIWVESEAGKGSIFYVELPLY; from the coding sequence TTGCTGTGTTTAGCCTATACCCTAATCGCTGTATCCTGCAATCCTGTACCTGAGCCGCCTCAGAATCATAAAGCACATTTTGATACAGTAATCAACCAGGCGTCCACCTTCATTGGCAATGGCCAGCCTAAACAAGCTGCGGTATATCTGGATTCTGCTTACCATTCCTTCGCAAATCCGGGCGTTAAAGACACTTATAGAAAATATGAAAACCTGATTAACATTTACTTGCATTATGATTTCGATACAGATAAAGCCCGGCTCTATACCGATAGTATATTTCATATTTTAAAAGGCCGGGAGACACTATATAAAGAAGAATACGCAAATGGTCTTTTCTTTCTTGGGGAAGTGTTCATGGCAGAAAAAAGGTATACTGAAGCATTTAAAAGCTATTATGATGGAAGGTCTTTTGCACTAAAGAACCTGGAAGATTGTTCGCTCTCTATTTTCAGCAATAAGATGGGCTTAGTGAGATTTTCACAGGAACAATATCACAAGGCTATTCCCTATTTTAAAGAAGCTATCGAGGAAAATAAAGACTGCAAACCGAACATGGGATTTGATTACCTCTTTATTTCTCCGCAAGCCTACATGAATACCATAGCTATGTGTTTTGAAAGGTCGGGTCATCCTGATAGTGCCATTTTTTATTACCAGAAAGCCTTAACATTTATCGCAGAAAAAAAGGGTCATTTTCCCAAAAGGGAAACTTTCATCTCTTCTGCCAGCGGGGTAATCTATGGCAATCTCGGGGGGATCTATTCCAAAAACAACAATTATGACCAGGCCGAAAAATACCTGACACAGAGTATTGCAATTAATGACCATCCGGGTTATGATATTCAGGATGCGCAAACTGCTAAACTTAAATTAGCAGAATTGTATATCAGGCATTCAGATTTTGAAAAAGCAGATCGCCTTTTGAATGAGTTGCAGGTTTATTTATCCAGTAAAGCAGGTACGAATCAACTGAACTTTGATACCCGTTTAAACTGGTTCAGACTGAGGTATGAATATCATGATAAAAGAAAAGAACCTTTAACAGCTTATCCTTATCTGAAAAAGTATCATAAAGGCCGCGATTCCATTTATAAGATTGATAAACATCAAAAGAATATAGATATAGACCAGGCTTTTAAAGATACTGCACAAAAGTACCGGATGACTCTGTTAAATAAGGACAATCAGTTAAAAACAGCCTATCTCTCAGCTGCAATTATTTGTATGCTGATGGTTATGATTATTCTCTTTTTTATCTGGCATAACCTGAAACGTTCGAGGAAATTGAATAAACAAATCAGTGAACAAAATATAAATATGCAGCAGACATTGGATTCACTGGAACAAAGTCAGGAAGAAAATGTCAGGGTAATGATGATCGTGGCGCATGATCTTCGGAACCCGATTGGGAACATCACTTCCATCGCTAATTTAATGCTCACAGAACAAGGGCGTTCTGAAGATGATCTGGAAATGCTGGGTATGATTAAGACTTCAGGACAAAACTCTCTCTTTTTGGTGAATGACTTGTTAAAATCAAACAGCAAAATAGAAAATCTTCAGAAAGAACCTGTTGATTTATATGTGCTGCTAAATTACTGTGTGAACTTGCTCCGCCACAAAGCAAAGGAGAAAAACCAGCAATTGGTTCTGCATGCAGAACAGGTCACTATTCCACTGAATATGGAGAAAATGTGGCGGGTAATGAGCAATCTGATTGGTAATGCGATTAAGTTCAGTCCCGAATCAGCTACGATTACTGTGCGTATGAAAGAAAAGCAGGACTCCGTATTAATTGCTGTAGCGGATCATGGCATAGGCGTGCCAACCGCTATTCAAGACAAGATCTTTGACATGTTTGGTCAGGCCAAAAGATCTGGTACAGCGGGCGAACAGCCCTTTGGACTGGGGCTGGCTATCTCTAAACAAATTATTGAGACACATGGTGGAAAGATATGGGTAGAAAGCGAGGCGGGCAAAGGTTCTATATTTTATGTGGAACTTCCCCTTTACTAG
- a CDS encoding type IX secretion system membrane protein PorP/SprF, with protein sequence MRSKLFLLLFLTTSSLVATAQQDIQFSQYIFNGLSVNPAYAGYKEDMYLNTTYRKQWVSFPGAPETGTASIDGVANLSGSKTVGLGAQVLYDKLGPQQSLSFYGSYAYRIRLNDEDDSRLSLGLGIGVNQYSIDGNKFSPIDQNDPNIPIGKVSTLKPNANFGIYYYNPTFYAGLSVLDLFPNNMYDNIFIGSNDYGNLSIKKTRHYYFTAGTMLTLKEDIKMKPSIMIKDDFKGPTNLDFNVFFLYADRFWLGGSYRTGVNLWSKSALQSNLENADAFSIMAEVMATDRLRLGYAYDFTTSKLANYQSGTHEISIGYLLFNKRRGERTSNPRYF encoded by the coding sequence ATGAGATCGAAACTATTTTTGCTGTTGTTCTTGACAACTTCCAGTCTGGTAGCTACTGCGCAACAGGACATACAGTTCAGCCAGTATATATTTAATGGTTTAAGCGTCAACCCTGCTTATGCGGGTTACAAAGAAGACATGTATCTGAATACCACCTACCGGAAACAGTGGGTCAGTTTCCCCGGGGCCCCGGAAACAGGAACGGCTTCGATAGACGGAGTGGCAAACTTATCCGGTAGTAAAACTGTAGGACTGGGTGCCCAGGTATTATATGATAAATTAGGGCCTCAGCAATCTTTATCATTCTATGGCTCCTATGCTTATAGAATAAGATTGAATGATGAAGATGATAGCAGGTTATCTCTGGGACTGGGTATCGGGGTTAATCAATATTCCATTGATGGGAACAAATTCTCACCTATTGACCAGAATGATCCGAATATCCCGATTGGTAAAGTGAGTACACTGAAACCTAATGCCAACTTTGGTATCTACTATTATAATCCAACATTCTATGCCGGTTTATCGGTACTGGATCTGTTTCCAAACAATATGTATGACAATATATTTATAGGAAGCAATGACTACGGCAACCTTTCCATTAAGAAAACCCGCCATTATTATTTTACAGCGGGTACTATGCTGACCTTAAAAGAAGATATCAAAATGAAACCTTCAATTATGATCAAAGACGATTTTAAAGGGCCAACCAATCTTGATTTCAATGTTTTCTTTTTATATGCTGATCGCTTCTGGTTAGGCGGCTCTTACCGTACAGGAGTTAACTTATGGAGCAAAAGCGCCTTGCAGAGTAATTTAGAAAATGCAGATGCTTTTAGTATAATGGCAGAAGTTATGGCAACCGACAGATTACGTTTAGGCTATGCTTATGACTTTACAACAAGTAAACTGGCCAACTATCAAAGCGGTACACATGAAATCTCTATTGGATACTTGTTGTTTAACAAAAGAAGAGGAGAAAGAACAAGCAACCCCCGCTATTTTTAA
- a CDS encoding PIG-L family deacetylase has protein sequence MRNRLFFLCLLSYAPFFGKAQQVELNAAEIRQGLASLNVTGSVLYIAAHPDDENTRLLAYLAKERKVRTGYLSLTRGDGGQNLIGTEQGELLGLIRTQELLAARRMDGAEQFFTRANDFGFSKNSAESFKIWNKEQILSDVVWVIRKFQPDVIITRFPEDARAGHGHHAASAILAREAFTAAADPGRFPEQLKQVKVWQAKRILWNTFNFGSTNTTADDQLKIDVGVFNPLLGKGYGEIAAESRSNHKSQGFGSAKQRGSAIEFFSPVGGQAAKTDLFDGVDLNLDRNKGTEKAQQILNGVIADYDSSDPSKSINALLQLKKEVKDLPFKHQQLDELILACAGIWIETTVPEPSYAINDSIPVTINAISRVRKYFPIRISLQELNPDHTAELTPDRMLTEETKIAARQIGLTQPYWLEKKHPIGSYIIDSLKNLSLPEAVAPSAGVFRVLFGNQAIEVTRPLVYKHTDPVKGELYQPLVVAPPATATLAEHSFVFTNNSPKTVTVQLKSFEANAKGVLQPAIPSGWKVTPENVDFELREKGEERNVEFTVTPAGQISGGQFSLSVKVDGETYQKGLKVIGYDHIPVQTLFPVAEARVERVDLKFAGKKIGYIAGAGDLIPESLTQIGYQVTRLTENQVINGNLAGYDAIITGVRLYNINEKIALMQPKLMSYVKDGGVLLVQYNVNTPLKITDLGPYPFQLSRDRVTEEDAKVTFLKPAHPALNFPNQITAKDFDGWIQERGLYFATGIDAHYTPILQMNDTGEQASNGSLLVTDFGKGKFVYTSLAFFRELPAGVPGAYRLFVNLISK, from the coding sequence ATGCGGAATCGTCTGTTTTTTCTTTGTTTACTATCCTATGCCCCATTTTTTGGAAAAGCCCAGCAAGTTGAATTAAATGCTGCGGAAATCAGGCAGGGATTAGCCAGTTTAAACGTTACTGGAAGTGTTTTATACATTGCTGCACATCCTGATGACGAAAATACCCGGCTATTGGCTTATCTCGCTAAGGAGAGAAAAGTAAGAACAGGTTATTTATCATTGACCAGGGGCGATGGCGGACAAAATCTGATTGGTACCGAACAAGGAGAACTATTAGGATTGATTCGTACACAGGAACTCTTAGCTGCAAGGCGGATGGATGGTGCAGAACAGTTTTTTACCCGGGCAAACGACTTCGGTTTCTCTAAAAATTCAGCAGAAAGCTTTAAGATATGGAATAAAGAACAGATCCTTTCGGATGTGGTCTGGGTAATCCGTAAATTTCAGCCAGACGTGATTATTACCCGTTTCCCGGAAGATGCACGTGCAGGTCATGGGCATCATGCCGCTTCGGCAATTCTTGCCAGAGAAGCTTTTACCGCCGCCGCAGATCCCGGACGTTTTCCTGAACAGCTTAAACAAGTTAAAGTCTGGCAAGCGAAACGGATTTTATGGAATACCTTTAATTTTGGGTCTACCAATACTACTGCTGATGATCAGCTGAAAATCGACGTTGGTGTTTTTAATCCTTTATTAGGTAAAGGTTATGGTGAAATTGCAGCCGAAAGTCGCTCTAATCATAAAAGCCAGGGCTTTGGATCTGCAAAACAGCGTGGCTCAGCTATAGAGTTTTTTAGCCCGGTAGGTGGTCAGGCAGCCAAAACAGATCTTTTTGACGGAGTGGACCTGAACCTCGATAGAAATAAGGGAACAGAAAAAGCACAGCAAATACTTAATGGAGTGATTGCTGACTATGATTCTTCAGATCCTTCAAAATCCATCAATGCGTTATTGCAATTAAAAAAAGAGGTCAAAGATTTGCCTTTTAAACATCAGCAGCTGGATGAACTGATTTTGGCCTGTGCAGGCATCTGGATAGAAACTACGGTTCCAGAGCCGTCTTATGCCATTAATGATTCAATCCCTGTCACGATCAATGCAATATCAAGAGTACGGAAATATTTTCCGATCAGGATCTCTTTACAAGAATTAAATCCGGACCATACGGCAGAACTGACCCCTGATCGTATGCTAACTGAAGAAACTAAGATTGCAGCTCGTCAAATCGGTTTGACACAGCCTTACTGGTTGGAGAAAAAGCATCCTATAGGTAGCTATATCATTGATTCTTTAAAAAATCTGAGTTTACCCGAAGCTGTGGCCCCATCTGCCGGAGTGTTCAGGGTATTGTTTGGCAATCAGGCTATTGAAGTTACACGGCCACTGGTCTATAAACATACGGATCCGGTAAAAGGAGAACTCTATCAGCCTTTGGTGGTTGCACCTCCTGCTACAGCTACGCTGGCCGAACATTCTTTTGTATTTACCAATAATTCTCCTAAAACAGTTACTGTACAGCTAAAGAGCTTTGAAGCAAATGCTAAAGGTGTGCTTCAGCCGGCTATTCCTTCCGGATGGAAAGTTACTCCGGAAAATGTTGATTTTGAACTTCGTGAAAAAGGGGAGGAGAGAAACGTTGAATTCACAGTTACACCTGCTGGTCAGATTTCTGGTGGTCAATTTTCTTTATCCGTAAAGGTGGATGGAGAAACCTATCAAAAGGGGTTGAAGGTGATCGGATATGATCATATTCCTGTACAGACTTTGTTTCCTGTAGCAGAAGCCCGTGTAGAAAGAGTTGACTTGAAGTTTGCCGGCAAAAAAATAGGATATATCGCAGGAGCCGGAGATTTAATCCCCGAGTCACTGACACAAATCGGCTACCAGGTGACCAGGCTAACTGAAAATCAGGTGATCAACGGTAATCTTGCTGGCTATGATGCGATTATTACTGGTGTACGTTTATATAACATCAATGAAAAAATAGCACTCATGCAACCAAAGCTGATGAGTTATGTTAAAGATGGTGGCGTTTTACTGGTTCAGTACAATGTGAATACGCCGTTGAAAATTACAGATCTGGGCCCTTATCCTTTTCAGCTTAGCCGTGACAGGGTTACTGAAGAAGATGCAAAAGTTACTTTCCTGAAACCTGCTCATCCGGCATTAAACTTCCCTAATCAAATTACAGCGAAAGATTTTGACGGCTGGATTCAGGAACGCGGTTTATATTTTGCCACTGGTATTGATGCACATTATACCCCGATTTTGCAGATGAATGATACTGGAGAACAGGCAAGCAATGGTTCATTACTAGTTACTGATTTTGGAAAAGGTAAATTTGTATATACTTCTCTGGCCTTTTTCAGAGAACTGCCAGCTGGTGTTCCCGGGGCATACAGATTATTCGTAAACCTGATCTCTAAATAA